GAAGCTTatcctttattcttcttcctttgagactctgaataaatgtagtaataatttggattgataggtttctttttgtcttataacaactACACATTTATGAttcatttgaaatacttaaacatacataatattaattattaatctcttttcatcatgaatcttgGGATAAGCCAGAATTGCTaattcttattgaggtattgtgtttattatggttaataattacattatgaactataatgggtattttctttaatggtaattggcaaggACACAGTTGACATAAACAGTAGATATTCAGCGTAAATATGCAAGACAAacgcccttatccaggacaaGTTGCAATTGTAATATTCATGGTAATAAAAGGTCAAAATCCCATTCAAAGAATTTAACAAACAAAGGTTTGGCTTTTGCCTTGATAAACATTGTATTAAAAGCAAGTTGACAAACAATTTTGCAGGAAAGGAATTTTCACAaatattgttttcaatcactGCTATTACTGATTGATTTAATATCCGTAACAATCAAAAAACTAACCACCCCTAGTCACTGAGCTGGGATGTTCTAGGTTAATTGATAGCACATCTTGTTATCCATTCTCCTCTTAACAGTTTTGTGACCCCACCCCACTCCCTTCCCAACAGTTAACAGTCAACTGTACATACCTTGTACAACCACCTGGCTGCCGGGTACAAAGAACTGCTGGGTTCCATCACCTGACTGTGTGGCATACTGCACAATTGTAGCACCAGACTGTGGGGTTCCTGAATTTGTCATGGTAAATGTCTGTAGTCCCTGAACACCATCAGATCCTGGATTGGCAATCTGGATTGTCCCCCCTTGGGCAATTGCAACTAAAATACACACAAATTGTCCAGTGATAAATAAAACTGTCTACATCCaatgttatctttaaaaaataaacaaataatcatgcTGTATCAATACTAACATTACTCAAGGCACTTCAGATAATTTAAGTAATATTGATGATTCAATTTAAGATAATAGTTCCTGCAATTCCAGCACTTTAAGGAATACAAAGGATGACAttgattcatcttttttttttttagaagggatCAATGACtgatacaattacaaaaataactaaatcgTAAAAGTGTTCCTACCCACATATTCACTTTGTATGCATAAAACAGTACTTAAATGATTTAGGACTTTCCCGAAAactaaggctgcattcacactgggtccgctTCAGATGGACTCGGCCTGGTTCATTTAGTTTGAAAGAAACAATGGTCAGGATTCGTTTTGGATGCAAGCtaaagttttgggtttttttttgtccttttccatttttttcaagacccagtttgtgttcacaatgcagtttgcaagtgcactcggctcatttatatggtgtgtgagCCAGATATTTACAATATCCTACAAGGCATACTGATCGATGGCAGCTGTAacatagcatgttttagattcttacatatttttgtaaaagaaaGCAGTGGTGGAGCACTTTATTACATAAACATTTATCTCTGTTAAATATGCATATATGTAAAACATGGGGTCAAGACTATGGCttttaagagtaagtagcagggctctgaaaaatatagcgttacacgtccccaagtgttgctacagctgtttaaataacgtacctgtcatttcttttcattgttaacatccttgactgcttttttcaaaatggccgctctagtgcactgataatgcCGCTCTAGTgcgctgatagtgtaaggattattgcccacattgtcaaacaggtaacaaaccaataacaatccatgatgtggtacagaacatcAAAGCtagagcttttatttttatttattttaaatcgcagagatttagaggacagatctcaaaccccagtgtactaGAGCGAACATTCTGAAAAAAGtctgaaacagacttcaaaagtttaaaagtgtaaaacattgttaggatgttaacaatgaaaagaaaagttacaggTACTTAACAATTGAAGCAATATAGGAGGGCATAGAATGCTATATTTTTGAACCCCGCTACTTATTGGTTAAAGACAGTAGGGAATCCTTTTAAGCAAATCACACAACGACCTGTCTCTTCTTTGCTTTACTAAGAAAATTGTTCAGCTTACTGTATTGCCCAGTGCTGGTCTGATAGATGGACGTTGGCACTGCCATTGTTGCTATGTTTGAAGGTGTAACCTCTTCTTCTGACTTCTCCTCTTCAATCTTCGGAACACCCGGTGTATCTGAAGATAATTCGTTAAGAATTTTTCTGCaaataaggaaaaataaaaatagaaactttATCCAGGAAATGGCCATTCATTGTTTCAGTAAAACTGGACAAGTAATTACCAAGATAACCTTCAATAAAGTGAGACAATGAGGTGTCTAGTTTCATTACTGTTGGATAACAGCATATAGAAATGTACATAAGGATGACATTTGTGTCTACATGAGGAAGAATTAGAAACCAAAACTGGACAGGAACATAACACACACGAATGAAGAGGtccatatattattttttataatacatggatacccttgtgatgctaatattattaaattaatattaaaagaagAGGAGGTTCAGCagtagtttgcttttttaaaacatagtgtttcagtgctgtacagacgttctatgtcgttaaccgtttctccagtttctctgagataagaatgtaccagctttactttcttttttttcttttttaacattctaattttgttgatcattaatgaacatttctgtactgtgggtgttgaggagtgattgaaaatgagacatgtTTGAATTGTAAGGGGAGTctaatgggtcaaagttcaaatatatttatcaCTTTTttacatcactactgtggtattatgcctttttttataGAATGGCTccggatgtgtgtgtgtgtgtgtgtatatagacagAGTACacaagtagctttcgagttaaggtgggagaaagcagtaactatagaattGTGGGTAAATcagaatatacatacatacatacatacacaaacacacacacacacacacacaaatatactcCTCACCTGTAAGACGGTCGCCTTGAGAGAATTTCTCTTCTTTTCTTTGAGTCTGTAACACCGTCTGCTGATTGTGACTCATCTGTCTCTGCTATTGCAGCTAtctataagaagaagaagaagaagatgaagaagaatatggagaaaaaaatgcaatccggaatatttgaaagttttttttttttttttttttttttttttaatgaaaaacaacaatatcTATAGGTAAATTTGTATTCCATCAGAAGTttgatataaaatgtaaaatgagtgCAATAGAAGAAAATTAATATTTTGCAGGTCTTGGTTTACCCAATTTCCTGCTTCATGATCAACAACTTGACAAAGTGGAAGTCAACAATTATaaatatctacagtactgtatatgtttatgtgacagaaatattctggtgataaatctccctcccgacctgtgaaggcgctaaagaacgagaggagaagtatctggaagggctggcctgacagttcgtttccgggaccaggaagtgggtcagcctggaaagaagcgagactctgttgtaagaccgtattgatttgaaaggtaaacgaggggcagctgcaagtaataaaaaagacagctgcaaccgtttacctagatatcatgcaggattacatatacgggccagggtaacgctgatcttttcctttgtttgggtaacgtgaggagagaaggactgagacaGGAGCTATCAGAGTGAAATACGTCTTGTGTGTtgcctttgtttgtttataattgtctgtctttttcgcaccactagacagttaaagcacacctccggagctatcgccacgtaaagcactatccggagcaccactgcacagagcacctgcacgtttgagtagcacccaggactggtgaccgtgcctttgtttgttcgagactgtactgtgttattcaccatccccgcgcttaacacattgttgtgtactgctggggatttattatttgacggtcgccagacctggaaacagcacaaataaacacttgttcactgaattaccgttgtctgttcatcactcctgcaccgtaTCACCGTTACAtatgttccccttaccaaccactttgccacagtttaaCATTAAAAAGACTTATCAGCCTCTTTAACACACAAATGCCGCACTGAGCCATCTCATAGatttttaagtgtatttttaaataatttttcacaCAGCACAGaattgcacacacacagtgccttgcaaaagtattcagacccctgaccaattctgtcatattactgaattacaaatggtacattgaaatttcgttctgttcgatattttattttaaaacacttaaaatcaaaatcaattattgtaaggtgacattggttttatgttgggaaatatttttaagaaaaataaaaaactgaaatatcttgcttgcataagtattcaacccccacacattaatatttggtagagccacctttcactgcaataacagctttaagacttttgtggtaagtatgtaccagctttgcacacagttgcggagtgattttggcccagtcttcttggcagatttgctccaggttgttcaggttggttggacgacgcttgtggaccacaattttcaaatagtgccacagattctcaatgggattgagatcaggactttgactgggccactgtagcacattcacctttttgttcttgagccactccagtgttgctttggccttgtgcttgggatcattgtcctgaggaaaagataatttcctcccaagcttcagttttttagcagactgaaacagattctcttgcagtattttcctgtattttgctccatccattcttccttcaattgtccagtccctgctgatgagaagcatccccacagaatgatgctgccaccaccatatttcactgtagggatggtgtgtcttgaggcatgggcagtgttaggtttgctccacacatagcactttgagttttggccaaaaagctctatcttggtctcatctgaccacaaagccttttcccacatcgcagctgggtcactctcatgctttctggcaaactccagacgtgctttcagatggtactttttgagtaaaggcttctttcttgccaccctcccatacaagccagtgttatgcagagctcttgatatggttgactggtgcaccattactccactcccagccactgaactctgtagctccttcagagtgattgttggcctctctgtggcttctctcacaagtctccttgtttgagcgctgagttttgagggacggccttttcttggcagtgtctgggtggtgtgatgcagcttccacttcctgattattaatccaactgtgctcactaggctatccaaacacttggatattattttgtacccttttcctaatctatgcatttgtattactggctggagcaaggcgacaatggtcaggggtttgtagattcatcaagggagaataaaatgcttgagggagaagggcctcgcattgatcagtacttcttacgaagtcagtcaagtcagtcgaatgaaatctggcgacaagaagcaaaccacagttcgcaggatatcagcacccctgtcatagatgtgaggaggacttgcgtggatacaactagtgatgaacctaatgatctttgcgaacccggtcagacaaaccagcataagagagaaaagattctcaacgggcacaagcctggagttaaaatgccaagagcttgtgagaaaactgcatgggacagaGTAAACACAGaactctgttttactttggaatggttaaatggaacagttgaaaagaagctggatataTTTGgtgacatcatctacgcatatggaagcgagaggtttggaattgaaaaaaggaaagaagaagtacaaactattcctggaaagtctagacagcagcaggaaattgaacgcttagttagagaaaggaggcagttgaggaagcaatggagaaaagcagagcaaagtcagaaggagggactcaatctgttacaaagggtcataaaagataagcttgcaacactgcgcagagctgagcgcctacggaagcGCTACAGAAAGAAAgagcgtgcaagaactaacttttagaaagatccattcaaatttgtaaagaagatctcaccagtgagaaaaatggcatactagaatcatctaagtttgagctggagagatatttggaggagaCACATCaaagattaaaaaaggcaggagcctatgtcaattcatTCAGACATCCCACCGATCAATCCACCGGtttgaataccaaatggaggactgtgcacctaagtgaaAAGAAGTAGAGCAATCTGTGAAAAAAGCTAGGGCAtgatcatctccagggcctaatggagttccatacagagtgtgcaagagtgcttctggagttctacgaatcctgtggaaattgataaaagtggcatgggaaaaacaggttgtaccaagagcatggtgttgagcaggtggagtctttataccaaaagaaaaggattctacaagcatctgtcagtttcgtcctatttcctcATTAAACGTAGACGGCAAGATTTGCTTCAGCATTATTgcgcagagattgtcaacctatcaaagaactgcttcattgacacttcagtacaaaaagcaggcattccaggtttcccaggatgcttagaacacattatcgtaatctggcaacaaattcaattagcaaaaaaggagaggaaggagctccacgtgacattcctggatttggctaatgcatatggttcagtgccacatgaacttctttgggcagcatttgattttttcagcgtaccgatgacaataacaaatttagtggaAGCCTACTtaggagatttgcaatttagtttatCAACTTCataattcagcactacatggcaatgtctagaagttggaataatggcaggatgtaccatttctccactggcttttaccgtggcaatggaagtaattattagggcatcaaaatgggtagtgggaggagagtgcttggcttctggaatgcgactaccaccaattcgagcatacatggatgacatgacaacaatgactacaacagtagcctgtactaatcggttattgggcaaattaaccaataacactgaatggacACGAATGCatttcaagcccactaaatcaaggagcctCTCTATAATTAAAGTAGGAGATAGAAGGTTCTACatcaatggtgaggcaataccaacagtgtctgaggagccagtgaaaagtctagggaaatggtacaatggggatctaaaggacacatttcgtgtgggagaagttagacaacaagcagtggaagagtTGAAGAGCATAGAGAGCAGCACTTTACcaagcaaactgaaactctggtgctttcagtttggtctattgccAAGACTACTGTGGCCaatgactgtgtacgaggtttccttgacaacagtcgagaagctggaagctttaatcagttcacacgtcaggaaatggttgggagttccacgttgcctcagcagagtgggactttatggtaaaggaatactgcagctaccaatctctgctctaaccgaggagtttaagtgcgccaaagtccgactggaaatgacattagtagattcacatgacaaatgcgtaaggaaggcagcacctgtgttgaaaacttgaagaaaatggacggcaaagaaagctgtgaaagatgctaaggctgcccttcgaatcagagatatgatggggcaagttcagcatggaaaaggaggttttggtctcagttcagctcctcctacatggcacaaggcaaccccagctatacggaggaagctggtagtcaatgaggtgcaaaagcagtaGGAGAAGATCAGGTGTGttaaggccatttcccaggccaagcagggagaatggatgagatgagaaagtgtggaacaaagcaagatcggctggcaagaactatggacaatggaacagagcaggatcagtttcctcatcagatcaacatatgatgttctcccctcaccacagaacctaaacctctggatgggtgaggatccctcatgtcctttgtgttcatcacaggatgtaaagtgggtcttagccaaggacggtttacttggcgccatgaccaggtgctgcgatgtttggccttagcattggaagacaagcgtaacctgacaaataagttgccaccagttccatcaaagcattacacagaaaagacaatattcctccatccaggagagcaaccactttttccacctgagattgccaccccTAACCTTAAACCAGACATTGGCTTGTGGTCTGGAtaagcacgccttgttcatctggtagagttaacagtgccatgggaagatgctgtggatgaagcatatgagaggaagaaacttcggtatgctcaactagctgctgaagcggaacagtgaggatgtcagagtttacccagtggaggtgggttgttgaggatttgtggcacactctacaacccggtttctcagagacgtcgggttcagtagccaagagttgcatcgcacagtgaagaacttatctgaagcagcagaaaggagcagcaactggctgtggttgagacggaaaaattctggatggggatctcaagcacaataaaaagaaagcaatgctaatgtacaggtaagtaagctgggctgagctgagtgggggacggagggtgcccacttgaaaaccccagagatgtaccctacttagctcaatccagacggttgtcatactgatgcgctggggagaccgcactgggttgatccccggagcaggcatcgcagccgttgtgtatgctgatgcgctggggaggcaaaatgagctgatccctggagccagcattacacttcagcaatcaacaccagacagaaggatatctacatcatcagatggaaaacaacacaaatggatggagatgcagatggatcacattagttttcttcaaagctacgtcttagttggggCTTATCTTGGCgtgagccaagttcaaatcagcatgacgttcaacatctactctcatgtaatggaaatcatgaaaaaaatgtaagcatgtaACACCAATGCCAAAAATACCCAACACGTCCAGCATACATGCAGTCACGTGAGATGTTCACTTTCAATCCACACCCACTACAGAACTTTAGTGGTGGCAcagcatttcacacaggagttatGACAATTCAGTGCTGTCTCCGAACCACTCGCAAGGCGGTTCAGAGATggtataaaatgtatacttgaaTCAGAATTACAAATTTGAATTTTACAGCACTTAAAACTACTAACCTTTTATGTTCCTGTATAACCACATTCCTAAATAAGTGCATTGTAAATGGTATTTCTCTCCACAAAATTAGGGGGGAAAAATTGTGGTATTCAAAGGGTTCAAATCCCTGGTTTACCTGAACAGTCTGTATTTGTGGTGACTGAATGACTGATTGTTGTGTTGCCTGAATGACTCCTTGAACCTGTACTGTTTGTCCGCCTGGTAACTGAACCACGGTTACAGCTGGGGATCCTCCTGCTGCTCCAGAAAcctgaaacaatttaaaaagaaaattacattttcaattactaTAAATCACATACAGTAATCAGCCATGCTAAATAAATCTGTAAAGGCCAAATACTTTTAATAGATAAAACCACAGCTATTTGATCTCAGACACAAGACTAACAATTTTCAGAGGAACCATGTAATTACCGTTAATTCAATCAATATTTTGTGTGTCAGTTTCTAAAGTGGTTTGTAGAGTGGCCAAGGAGAAGGTTGCATGTTCCTTCTTCCATCACCTTGGTACAGAATGTAGGAAGTGAATCTGGAAGAGGAGGAATCATGTGAGAAGAGTTGCAATACCAACAAAGGTCAAATTACCCTCATCTTCCAGATTGAGAGCCCAAGACACAGAAGTTGGTGTCCACTTGATGTCTGGATTAGTGTAATACTACATCATATAATTAAGAATAGGTGCTTAACTAAACTttcaaaaaacatgcaaggtaAACTTGGGCTGTATGTTAACAGGGCTCCGAGAACGTAATATTGCAtaggttttatttatattaaaacgtCAATTATAATTTCAGATCTTAAATAagaggttaaaataaaaatatatatattgtaccgGACATCACCAACAAATTTCCCTGAGAAATTATTGGACAATTTCAGAAGGAAAGAGAAAAGATCTTTGGCTTAAATTCTGGTATTGATGTAGAGGCATCTTAAAGTAGTTGTGGGTGTTGGCAGTCTAAAGACCCAGTGAAGTTCACTTCAAACTTTGGattgaaaggggggggggtatgggTGGTAATCAGGTTGTTTCCTCCTCTCCACAAAACAGACCAGTTTGGTCCCCTAAAAGGAAACGGATTGCTGGTACAGTAAGTTTATTTATGCAATACATAAAAAGGGCTGCAGTGTTAATTTTTTCAGCCAATTGAATCtagtatacaatttattttctcagaTTTGAGTCAAATGTCTGCTGAATCAGTTAGAAAGCCAAGCAAAAGTTTGGAAAATGTAAGGTCTGCCGAGAACtattttagaatttggaatgttttATGCAAACAAATGTTCGCTATTATAGACAATTTCTTTATagaataacttaaaaaaaatgttttctttttggatgttttttttcatgtcaaCAACTGCATAAATCAAAAGCTGTGGTGTATCATGTTCTTACATGTTTAATGTCTTTGGGGGGGCTTATCTGGTTACTGAGGTTAAATGGCCAGCTAATACAGGAAAGCTGTTAGTGTATATTGTGGAAAAGGATGCAGGGCTAAAAGAATACCAATAGACAGAAACTTggtgtaaaaaactaaaactacacTAAAATGAGAAAATTGGGATTAAGAGTTAGCCAGAGGTCACACCAGTGGAAATATAGGTGCACACACCTCAAGTTCAAATACAGGGGGCTTACACATTAGGAAAATGCGAGAAGAGTTCAAAGATGAATTATTTTCTAGTTTCCTCTTTTTCCATTGCTCATTTTGCTTATTTACCTGTGTAACTGTTGAAACTGGAGAGTGAGTAGACTGGCTCAGGATTGCTTCTCTGTCAGAAACACAATCGCTAGCACTTCCGTCCTGCTGAGAGTCAACCACAGTTTCCATGGTCATTGGACTAAaaggaacacaaaaaatatatttctgcttaTCTGCTCTACTTCTAAAACTATAAAGTTCAGTAAGGTAAGTATCCCAGCTGCTGTACGCCACATGATGCTGACAGTATTATCACGTACATgtacagaaaatgaaacaaatggattaaaacacacacacacacacatattttatatgattatatatattatatacatacacacacacacacacacacacactcagtaccgtgaaaaagtatttgccccttgtctgattttctgcatattttttacactgaattttaaatcagatcttcaaccaaaatctaatattagataaaagggaccctgagtgaacaaatacaacaaaattgatattgatttcatttatttattaaagaaagttatgcatcacccaatgcccccgtgtgaaaaagtaatctcctccttagactcaataactggttacgccacctttagcagcaatagctgcaaccaaacgcttcctgtagttattgatcagtctctcacagcgccgtggaagaattttggcccacccCTTCATATAGACctacttcaactcagtgacatttgtggatttGACAGCacaaactgctcgtttcaggtcctgccacaacatctcaatggggtttcggtctggactttgaccaggccattccaaaactttaaattccttgttcttcaaccattctgatgtagacgtgcttgtgtgtttcggatcattgtcttgctgcatgacccagctgcacttcagcttcagttca
This Polyodon spathula isolate WHYD16114869_AA chromosome 3, ASM1765450v1, whole genome shotgun sequence DNA region includes the following protein-coding sequences:
- the LOC121310971 gene encoding cAMP-responsive element modulator-like isoform X2 gives rise to the protein MTMETVVDSQQDGSASDCVSDREAILSQSTHSPVSTVTQVSGAAGGSPAVTVVQLPGGQTVQVQGVIQATQQSVIQSPQIQTVQIAAIAETDESQSADGVTDSKKRREILSRRPSYRKILNELSSDTPGVPKIEEEKSEEEVTPSNIATMAVPTSIYQTSTGQYIAIAQGGTIQIANPGSDGVQGLQTFTMTNSGTPQSGATIVQYATQSGDGTQQFFVPGSQVVVQAATGDMPTYQIRTPTSSLPQGVVMAASPGSLHSPQQLADEVTRKREHRLMKNRDAAKECRRRKKEYVKCLESRVGMLEVQNKKLIEELESLKDIYGGKTN
- the LOC121310971 gene encoding cAMP-responsive element modulator-like isoform X1, whose translation is MTMETVVDSQQDGSASDCVSDREAILSQSTHSPVSTVTQVSGAAGGSPAVTVVQLPGGQTVQVQGVIQATQQSVIQSPQIQTVQIAAIAETDESQSADGVTDSKKRREILSRRPSYRKILNELSSDTPGVPKIEEEKSEEEVTPSNIATMAVPTSIYQTSTGQYIAIAQGGTIQIANPGSDGVQGLQTFTMTNSGTPQSGATIVQYATQSGDGTQQFFVPGSQVVVQAATGDMPTYQIRTPTSSLPQGVVMAASPGSLHSPQQLADEVTRKREHRLMKNREAARECRKKKKEYVKCLENRVAVLENQNKTLIEELKALKDLYCHKTE